The segment ataagaataaaataaaaagataactCACCCTTAATTATTTCCCAGTTTTACTTCAagcatctttttatttatcCTAAAAAATTCACTCCATTATGCTATTGCTGTAAATACCTCAGATTCAGTGCCCTATGTAGAATAACTCACAAATGGCAGATATGAAACCACTGAGACTAGCAATTCTACCTTAATCTTCCTCTTTCATCACTATTTCTCCTCTTTTGACCACTAGGTGCAGTAGTGGTCATTAAAAAGAATTTAGAGGCAGCACCGGAGCATGTTACAGTAAAGACTGAATGCAGTATCATTTCTCTGAACACTGCTTTTAACTGAATAGCTAATCTGCATGCCATGCTATACTGTTGAACCTAAATGCCCAAACAGTGTTATAAACAATCTCCTTTTGTatacataacttttttttttgtagctgaTTTACCTTTTTCATATGCAGGTGTATTCTCTTGCAGCAGTCTGCTAAGCTGGAACCCATTCAAGTGCACAAAACGCAGTTGTTCTCTCATTGTCTTGCCTCCCACAACTGGCAATATAAGGTTCCCAACACTGTTTCTTGAAATTGGTAGACCAAGACCTACTGCCAATGTGCTAGCTAAATCAGTTTGTTGCACAAGTCCAGGCGGGGTTAGAGGACCtagaagccaaaaaaaaaaaaaaaaaaaaaaaaaaaaggaaaagaaaaaaaaagaggggaaaaaagtattccAATAACAGGCCCATTCTATTTCTCCAAAGACAGCAGGCATGTTGTTAGGTTCAAAATTTTTTTGGTGTTAGATCATCTATTTCAAGTGATTTACAGCCCTGAGCAatctttttcagctgctgtccTCTGCTGTTGTAAAACCAAAATTTATTCCATTCTCAGAATGTTATACAAGTAAGAAAAGAGATGGTCCAGATCACCTTAATATCAAGTTGCAGCCTATTTCCTAAGAGGGTTTGATAACTTTTACATTAGAAAGAACAGTAAGCACTACAGTAGCCTAATTTAATGCATAAACTAAGACAGAGAACCTAAAATAATGCTGACAGCATTCTAGATGCTTTTTGATATAATGACAACAGCTCAAGATTTAATTAATATCAGGTTGCTAGGGAAACAGAATTAGAGGTCAGGTAAAGAATCCTGAGGCTAAAATTCATGGCTCCATGCAGGAAAACCCAGTGATTTTTAAAGGGTTCTGTGCAGGATCCCATAACCTTACTGCAGTCATCAGGATTAGCCTTCAGTCCCACAGAATGAGGGAATGGAATCCCACATGCGTGGATTATTTCACTAACATAAGTAACCTTTTGTTTAAGATTGTCTTGCCAATTGTCTCTTTGTGTGCTCTGCTAGTTACATAACAGTGTTTTTCTATTACacttttacttccttttctttgtaacTCCAGGCATTGAGTGTTTTGATTTAAGTACACAATTCTATACAGTCTTCATTGCTCTCAAGGCTCCCTTTAAGAGCATTAGAACTTCTCTCATTTCTCATCTAGCCCTGATTAATCCCATACTTGTACAGAATGCCATCTATAATCCCCTAAAGCCTCTTTGCATGAGTGCCTGTATGTCAGCAGTTTTTAGATCTCATCTTTAAAGGAAAGTTCTTAACTggttaaaaaaccacaaactacAAAATGCATTTAGCCAATCATGTGTGACACATCTCTGTAAAAAGGCTACACAAGCAATACTCTGACAGCATACTAAATGCAAAAGCCCACAGAATTACTATTTTGAGGTCTACCAAATTAACCACAGTACATTTTGTTTACAGTAGGACCATAAGGACCAGTCACTAGAATTCTGATTACCGCAGCAATAAGAAGCAAGCTGCTGGATATTTACATGGGCATCATTAGAAATCACAAACTGGATCCCAAAAGACAGGTGCACATACTGTAAAAACTGCATCTTCAGTTTAAACCAAACAGAAACTAACCCTAACAAACAGCAGTTTGCATTTACAGAATCTACATTCATGTAGCCTGGTTGTCAACACATAGAGGTGAAATCTATAAAGCAAAAACTTACCAGTGAGCTTTGGTCAGCTCttgactttgttttgtttttatatctGAAGAGTTCAATCACTCCTCAAGCAATGCTTTCTATTGCAGCTGTATAAGAGCTTTATAAATGAGACAGATAAATGTACTTCCACTGTGCTGCAGGAACCTTCAGCAAGATAAATAAGGCAAGGTTCTGCAAACAGGctttaaaagcaaggaaatCAGATGGAAATGAGCAAGAGGCAGAATGAAAGGCAGAGGGAAgtattattttgaagaaaatactctTGGTACAACTACATTTCACCAATTTGGTCAGTCAAGGAGTTATTTAAGCAAGACTCTACAAAGTAGACTAAACATCTCTACCACACCACTCCCTTCTTGCCTCTTACCTTAACTTCTACTACACAAGCAGAAAATGAGTTTCAGAAACAGCTAAACTCACATCACTGACTTAAAATTAACTGCCTGGCCAATACAGTAAATACACTCATGCTCTATATTCTTCCCTTAACACTTAGCAATCAACAGTCCTATTTTCACTGTTGTCATCTCTCACCCTTTCACAAGAgaaattcttcctctttcccgTTACTCTCAGCATGAGAAACTGTAATTTGTTCCTCTATCCTGGCTGTCTTACAGGGAAGAACAGAGGCCAGGGTAATATTCTGGCCAAGAAAGACAAAACTTAAAATTCACTTCAAATAGGGTTTTACTTCTAATCCTATTCATTTACCAGTATCCCAGGATCCTGACAACATATCTCATTAGCTCTCAACACTCAAGGAGGACAGGGCTGCAAAATGTTATCATCTGAGAAATACCCAGTTTTCCCAGTGGTTACAAAGCTTAAGTCATGGATTCACCATAACACAAATACGAACTCTGGCTAAAACCAGAGTTTTAGGTCACACACAAGAATGGGCCTTGCCAGATATCTGCAGAACAAACCAAAgtacttttcaggaaaaattccAGAGCTAATATAATTTAGAGATGGCAATGTATTCTACAAAGTCAAGCTTCTTTGACCCTTACCActtctcttttcaaaagcagagctgaTAAACAGCAGTGGTGTGTGCACTTCTCCTTCTGAAGAACCACCATGACTACCTGTTTCAGACATCCCATGATCCCCACAAACAACTAGCAAATTGGGCAGAGAAGCTTCTTCCTGCAAGTCACAGAAATTTAAGTTACTGTACAAACAAAATGCATATACATAATGCTTCACGATCATTATCATTTTCACACTCGAATATTTCTCAGAGTAAACTCCATTTTTTAAATCGGCTCACAACACATGGGGCAGATTACAAGAGATGTCTGCAACTAGTGTTATGCAGTAATGTTTAACAGTTAAGGCACACATTAAGTACTTAACATACTTTTCAATGTtacaaaaaacataaaaatgctttaaaaaaaaaaaccctcatttaCAGAGTCACAAGAAACTGACTGAAGGATTAAATAAAGGTCATCATACTGTGGGAAGAAAATCAGGAGTCCAGTAGCAGCAGAATTACCAGAGAAGTAATCCCCTCTCCACTTCTTCAGCTTCACTTAGTTATTAATACAATATAAATGCTAATTTATGAGTATTGTAAATGTTAATATAAtaaacatttaatattaaaatatgatcCTATTTCTAATAGTTTCTAGTCTCTCAAGTGCTTTTGGGGTAGAAATCTAACATGACTGATGTCAAATGAcgtttatttttctgaagaaagagaaacaagcatAAGTGAGGCCTGTCCAACAATTTTGAGCTAACAAATCAGAGATGGCAGAGAATGAGTATTGTCATTCCATAACAAAGCAGCTTTTTGCCATCTCTAGTTATTACCAGTACCTGTTGTAtccaaaagttttttttttttatttctgtattctaAAACTGAGATAATGGCTTGTATATAGttggcaaaagcaaaaaaagagttGTGGCAAAACCACTGCATTGTTAATGAGATTATAACTTCCACAAGCAGGATTTAACctctattttcatttaaaaaatgtattgatctaaaaatactatttaaattTCATAGGTAGCTATTCTGAACTGCAGTTgccaaaaacaaacaagaaaaaagcttCAGGTCACTTGGAATATAGGACTTTATATTTCAACATCCAGACTATTTAGATCAGTGACAACCTATATTTCCAAATCTAAAAACAGATTTGGATTTAGTAAGAAAAACTGCTTTCTACAACCATCATTTCCATTTGAATCTTTTTGATATCTAAGAATTAAGTATGCCTCCACAATTGTAGAAATCAGAGCCATGGGCTATACATGTTCATTATTCCCTCTGCTgaatttcattaataaaaagtACACCAACCACCATTTTAATTCTTAAAGAGAATTTTGGCATGcattcctctcctcttcctgcaCACCAAGGGGGAGTTATTTTCCACAGCTGTTCAGAAGAGACTTAACAGATGTTATTAAGGTCAGCTGGTAAATCCTTAAAAATGGTACACAATACTGTTAACTGGGGAATGGcttggaaggaaaagaacagagtaTCTGCTTTGGTCTAGGAGTAAACAAGATATCACCCACAAACAAGCAAGCATTTTAAAGTATTGGTCTACAACTAACAGACATAGATCCAAGAAGGAGCTATATTACCtttgaaagaagagaaatatgAATCTTCTTCAGTATGTTATCCATTTCACGAAGTTTTGGTCCCACTAATGGGCTGTTTGGCCCAGTCATATGTCCAATATGGTCCAACCCCAGGTAATGTAGTATTAGGAGATCCCAGTCTTCTCTCTTTAACACTCTATCCAAATGCCTGGTAACATTATCATCAACctcagaaataaggaaaatggttaaaagataaaaattatttccctcttGTAACAAACATAGAAAAATTAGATCAAGCTACTCATGAAAATTCTGAAGAAGCTGATGAGAATTGCAGTCACTCACAATATCAACaagaagctaaaaaaaaaaaaaaaaccacaacccacaacagaaaaaaaaccccacctgaaACTCAGATTGAGTAGTTCAATGCCAGGCAGTCAAAAAACCTGTCTTACAAAACAGATTCTTCACCTCATTTCACTCTTTTCTGGTTATGAGGCATCAGATTACATACAAACAGAGAAAATGGGTTGCCACGCTTCCacagatacttttaaaaaaatgtttcgAGCAATTTTCAGTCACTTTCACACTCCTGATTTATCACTTCACAAGAAATAGGTACAGGGAAAAGCCTCTCTTTGGTGCTtggaagcacagaggaaaaaaaaccaccactgcTCTTTCAACTCAGTTTTTTGCTACTGTGCAAACACAAAAAGATTGTACttgctgtaagaaaaagaaCTGATGACatagcaagaaagaaaaattattcgAAAAGTGCTATTTGGGGCCTAACTCACATTTTCTCCTACTTAAGTTCACAACCTATTTTTAGTTGCATATATTTCTTCCAAGATACAAAAAATCCTTACAAAATTTCACATGTAATGCTGCTTTGTTGACTCCAGATAATAACTACCTAAAAAAACTATAAAAAGCTTTCCATTTAATGGACTATATTCAGAAAGCACAAAGGCTCATAAGGAGCTTGAGAGCCACATaactgcagccccagcagcatgTTTGCACTTTTCCACTCCATGCTGAAGCTTCTGCAAGTCTTATTAAAGTAACCAATTAAAAGTATCTTCCAATTCACATGTTAGACCTAACTTCcttaaacatgaaaataaaccacaacGGTAGCAGCAGGTCAATGGCCTGAGGTTTTACAAACAATAAAAGttcaaaatatgaattaaaattgCCAAACCATTTACTTTAAATTGTGAAAATTCTTATTGTAGGCacactaaaaaataatttactttttatgcTTCCTCTTTCATAACATACTGAAACACTACTCATACTGCAACTACAAAAGCGATTCGATACTATAGAATGTATGCCTCTAAGAGGCCAAGATTATATATTCATGGCCCTTTTAAAGATGGCACACACTTACATAAATAGCAAACTGGAAACATGGATAGTGGaagttttaaacaaagcaagttGTCTAACTTACTACCACAAGTCTTTTGAGAATATTGTATGTTTAGAAAACCCACACAATAACACACTGCTTGTTACTGTATCATCCAAACACTTCCTACAGCGTATGCATGAGGATGGAAATGCTTAGCTTCCACATTGTCAATACTAAAAACACATATAAATCcaatttctgtttaattacCAGGTTCGTGTTTCAGAACAAGAATACTTTTACTCATTTGTTCTTAGAAGTTGCCAcaatgtgtttgtgtgtaaaTAACTCAGATTATTTAACTTCAGATTACACAAAGCCTCTCACCTCTGTAAAGTCTGACACAAAAAAGGATGTTGTTCCATCATGTTCCACAAAATGCTTTGGAAACAATTTAACCCAAGTATCATCAccataaaaaattattctttttccagttgtttttgCCTGCCATATCAGATTGTCATCCAACAAGGCTGGAGAATTGAGGTTCACAATAACATCGATGAAGCCAGGTATGCTACCCGTCATCAAAGCCTacataaagcaagaaaagaaaagagacatattaacagaaacaaagaagttTCCAGTAGTCAGAAGACAGTATTAGTGTAAGAGGAAGTAatgaaacagcagagaaattaCACTTTCaataaagaaatataataaaGTAAAAGAACACGTGAGCTGCCATGTCATACTGCATCATCTGCCACAACACAGTGCTAGCTGATGTCAGAGAGAAtaagtgctttgcagaaagctaaaaataatgttttcttaattAGTGGACAGCAAAACGACTTTGTATGCAAGTTGAAATTTGCTTCATTTACTGGTCATTAaatcagaatggtttgggttggaagggaccttaaagaccatctagttccaacccccctgccatgcgcagggacaccttccactggaccaggttgctcaaagctccacccagcctggcctccaacactcccagggatggggcatccacagcttctctgggcaacctgttccagtgtcttgccaccttcacagtaaagaatttcttcctagtatctaACCTAACCTACATTTACtcactttcagtttaaagccattactccttgtcctaACACTACAAGCACTTGTGAAAAGCctccctccagctttcttgtaggcgCCCTTTAgatactggaaggctgctataaggtctccctggagcctctCTTCTCAAAGCTGACAACACCAACCCTCTCAGCCTTGACTTtgtaggagaggtgctccagccctctgatcatctttcaTGGCTCTCCTttggactcactccaacaggtccatgtccttcttatgttgagGGCCCCAGAACTGAATACactgctccaggtggggtctcacaacAGCTGAttagaggggaagaatcacttccctcagcctgctggtcatgcttcttttgatgcagcccaggatacagctggctttctgggctgcaagcgcatATTTCTGGGTCATGTCAAGCTTCTCATCTACCAAcactcccaagtccttctcctcagggctactttcaatccattctctgcccaaTCTGTACTTCTGCTTGCAATTGCCCCAACCCAGGcacaggaccttgcacttggccttgaTGAACTTCAagaggtttgcatgggcccacctctcaagcctgtcagggtccctctggatggcatcccttccctccagtgtgtcaaccacaccacacagcttggtgctGTCTGAAAACTTGCCAAGGGTGCCCTCAATCtcactgtccatgtcaccagCAAAGACATTAAACAGCACCGGTCCCAGTAccaacccctgaggaacaccagtCATCACTGGCCTCTACCTGGACACTGAGCCGTTGACCACAACTCTTCCGAGTGTAACCCATCCAGCCAACTCCTTATCTACCAAgtagtccatccatcaaatccatgtctctcccatttagagacaaggatgtcatgtaggacagtgtcaaatgctttgcacaagtccaggcaGATGACAGCAATTGCTCTTCCTTCATCCGTCAACACCATAACACTGTcacagaaggccaccaaatttgtcaggcatgatttgccgttagtgaagccatgttggctgtcaccaacCACCTCATTCTTTTCCATGTGTcttagcacagtttccaggaggacctgctccatgatcttgccgggcacagaggtgagactgtgCTGGTCTGTAGTTCCCTAGGTCCTTATTTCCTTATCTCccttatttccccttttccagtcagtgggaacttcatCAGACTACCACCTCTTCTCAAATACaatggatagtggcttagccacttcatctgccagttccctcaggacccatggatgcatctcatcagatcccatggacttgtgcTCACTCCCTcagcttctgcttcttcagtgCAAGAAATATCACTCAGATCCACCACTGAGAAGCCTGCCTGATCAAGTATTTTGATGACACGGCCACAATTCATCTTTTAGTTACCTGGAACTAGGCACAATTTTCTTAAGCTCTGCAAGAACATCCCTATGACAAAACAGATTTACACAAAACTGGACTTCGTATCAGAAGTTACAAGAACACAGGTAAATACCAACAAAAAAGTTCTTGGAGAGAAGACGACTGAAAAGTTTAATGCCTGAGAGGCTACTGCCTTCCCatcattacaaataaaaaaattatgacaatCATTTCATAAGCACTAGAGCCTTAACTGCCCTTAACTGATTCTCACAGACCTTCCTACCACAGAGCTaccaaataaaagaataaaacaaggcAAAGTGATTTAAGTGGAAGGTGCCACCTCTTCCTCTTACTCAGCCTCTCTACTCTCCTTTGTTCCCTGACCTGATGTTTCTTGCAGGAAGCACCTCTGGGCCATGGCAAATCAGGACTGTCACATGCTCTACTACAGCAAAGCAAGTTTCAGCCCAAATTTCAGTAACATGGCAAACCTGCCCTTCATGTCAACTCTGAGCATATGAAACAACACAGCCTTCAAAACTTTCTCAATGGAACAACcctaagtagaaaaaaaaaaccacttacCTTAATTCGAGGCATTGTCACAGTGGGTGGCTTCGCTTCAGCAATGAAACTGTAGGATGTCCCTTTCTCAACAACTTGTGTAGTATATGGCATGAACTGTTTACCCTTGGATCCAAACACAAAGTCATCTCTCAAAGCATCTATCAGCACGAGGACAACTTTTTTGAAAAGCGGTGGTGGAATTTTGGTCCAGTTAGAAACCATTcctaaacaacaacaaaacaagggTATATAAAAGTCATCAGCAAATTTTAACAATGTTAGACAGAAGTTGAAGGACAATATCACAGAAATAAGTACTTCCAACTTCTTTATTAAATTTACATTCAGAAGCGAGAAGTTGCAAACAACAGCAAACACAAGAAGTAATCAGAGGAAGCTGAGTTTTCAGGCCATCCAGTACAGGAATGACATGACAACTACAACAAAAAGTCCAATACAGCTTGTAGGGTGGAAGACAAAATGTGAATGGAATGCACGATGTGCAATTggaagaaataaggaaaagctgcaaaattGAGAATGTTCAAAGGAATAAGAAATGATAGCTGCTACCTTCTCTCTGTTTAATTTAGTAAAGCTGAACTACATATAACCAACAGACAACTTGTGTTAGAAAAAAGATGCAGCATTCACCTGTGCTAATACCCAATTTTGCACATCAGAAGGTATGTCAAGCAATGCCTCTCAATCAAATCCCACCAagagagaacaggaaaattaCCAAGAAACAGACGGTTTCACTGAAACATGAAGGGAAAAGATTTGTGTACACTTGCAGCCTTCAAGGTAGAAGGCTGTATGTCTGGATAGTTCGGTGAcggcagctgcagggccagaATCCAATTCCAAAATCCCCTGAACATGCTACATGGGTGGGCacagcaaaatgctgctgtgcatCGGGTAGTGGGCAGTGTCATGCCTTCAAGTCCACGTCTTTCTCTTGTATGGACTTAATGCTGGCCACGGCAACTCTGCATTTGCAGTGAGCTTGGTCCACATGGTGACATTTAGCTTTTACAGCAGCAGTTATTAGCCCAACCTCTACAGGTCCCATATCtctaccaggaaaaaaaaacacagaaggacAAAATGGAAGCAGAACAGATTCTACCCACAGATCTCTCCTCAGACAGCATTGTGGCAAAGCAACTTCTCAGTACATGCATCATATAATGTTCGGTTAGTAAACACGtcagaaactgtatttttgagTACATATATAAGCATCAATAAATTGACATTGACAGACTCATTACTGCTAGTGATTCTCTCAGGTAAGgaaactggggagggggggcacagcaagggaaagaaggaaatcacaacaacaacaaaatgctATCTGATTAGCATTTTAATCAGCTACCCTGAGTTTTTTCCAGGATGAATTATCAACTTATTAGCAGGCATGCTTTGCTTTGGCTCTCAGCAAAAAACAAGAAGGCACAACTGGATGTACTGTGCTGTCAGTTTTATCCTCATAATTTACTGCTATCCACTTGCTTAGGGAAACAAACATTGCTGGACACCAAAAATGTTCAGATCACAAACACATATACCCTACTCACAACTCCCTCCTACAGCGTTATTCATCAGTAAGTCAAAGTACTGAGATGTGCAAAGGAATTAGGAGTCAATTACAGGCCATCTAAGATAGTTATAATAGATAAGTAGATAGATAAAATAGCTAGAGCAAACATTGTGCAACTCTTGGCACATGGCATGCTTATTTATCCCTGCTATGGTTATTTAGAAAACAGttcttttaaatgaagctgAACTTCTGTaagcactgaaaaaacccacaggttCTACCAAAAACTTACCACAACAATGTGCTGCAAGGCTTTATAATTATACAGTCATCCCACAGGCAATACAGCATGGATTCATTTTGGCTGTCAGGGCTCACAAAGTGAAACATTGAGGAAATACAGAAGCActgaataaatattattttctgaacaGATCTAAAGTAGGCTGAAAGTCTTATGTATAATGGTTTAGTAAGCAATCCCCTGCCTTTAGAGCTTATCATCCAAACCAAAAGATCACTCTACAAAGCTGTAACCCAAGAACTATAGAAAGGAAGTATTCTTCCACTGTCACTCCATTTTTGCCCAACTATACCTAGGATTACTAGCAACATGCCTAAATTTAAACTGTTTGTGGAGCCCTGTTGTACACATTTATACTTTTCAACTCAAACTAGTCTTTTTAAAACGCAGTTGTCTGACACTTCCCTCCCACCCAAAAAGCCTCCCTCCTTCCATGTCAGTCTCCTGCTAATAATCACATGTGAATGCAACATTTCACTCACAGCAGCCCATCAAATATCTCTGACAGTCTTGGTAATCTCCAGCTAAAAAGCAACCTGCCATTTGGCTGCATCTACTCAGGACTGTTACCAAATTAGATTCTTTCAGTTATTCATCTTAACTGGTATCAGCACACCACACTCTAGTTTACACAaccttctcttccctccacTGTTTCTAGCAACGTAAGTAAGCTTGTCCCAACACGCATAGTATCATACACTTTAGAAGAATTAATAATAACAAGCAGCTAAACACCCAGTTTGGCACTTGCAGCCCTATTCCATCAAGTAACCATAAGCAGATGTTCCAAGTGAGAGCTCTGTATGAGCAAAATACCACTGAATCCAGCTGTCCACTGAACCTGAAGTTTCACCCCACAAGCTCCAAACACTGGTGAAGAACACTCCATCAAGTACACATTTcttcacattattttaatacaacTTGCCACTGGACATACATATAAGATGGCTATGTATCAGCATATCCTCTACcaacttttcattaaaaagaagtttcaCAATTTCAACTAAGGAGTACAGCAGGACCTGTAGAGACCCTGATTTCAGAGAAACAGTAACGGACAGTGCTATTGTGCATTCTGCAATCTGACCAGTCTGTGAAGGAAACCCGTATTACTACAGTTGCTTTCCTCACTACTGAAGCATTAAAAGTCTCACTAAAGTGGCATTAAGACCGTCGCAGAAACACTGATCCCCCAAACACAACACAGCCAGTAAGGTAACAGAGCAAGCACGAGAAGCGTTGCAACTGAAATGGCACTAATTAATGCAAACAACTTACCATTAGAGTATGGGTATGACGGCTGTACCGGATAGGGAAAGTGTAATAAAACGACAGAAAAGTGCACCCTACAGAGACGTGACAGGTGATGCTTAAGGCTTTTTGCTACCGCAAGCAGATACTGCTGGCAGCGATCGACAACTGCATGCAAAATTAAGAACTagttgctattattattattatttagaatTACTTTAGAACTTAACAGTTCTAAAATATTTCGGAAATGGGTCTGGAAATACGGTGGCGCTACAGAAGCCCGTCCGGCAGCACGGCGGGCCCCGCGGCACAGGGCTCGCACCGGCTGCAGTCCCACAGCCCGAGACCCGGCACAAGCCGGCGGCGGCGAAGGGCAAAGGCGCCCAGGGACGCCGGGGCTCCGCCGCCCCGGCTCCTCGCCCGCCGGGCTCGGCCCGAACCGCGCGGCGCAGCCGAGGGCGGCGAGGCCGGGACGGGGGGTTACCGCGGCCACCGCTGCCCGTAGCTGCGGGGGGAAGGAACGGTGGCCCCGGTGAGCAGAGCCGCGGAGGAGCAGGGTGGCCTCGGCCAACAGGGGAGGGGCAGGCTGCTCCGGTTACCTGGGCCGGGCGGGGCCGGTTCGGCGGGAGGGTCCCCGCGGGCCTCCCTGCGGGGCAGGGACCTGACGGCCACCGGGAAGAAGCCGCGGAGAAACAGCGCGACCCCCAGGGCCTCCACCAGAAGGCAGGAAGCGGCGAACACACCCGACCGCAGCCGCAtcctgccccgccgccgccgccgacCTCCGCCGGCTCTCCGGGGCGCCACCCGCAGCGCTCCGCCCCTTCCAcctctccccacccctgccccgcCGCTGACCAACCAGCGCCCACCGCTCGGTCCGCCGAGCCTTACTATTGGCTAGCGGTCACCCAGCGCCTCCGCGAGAGGTGTGACTCTGAGCCGGAAGTAGGCCTCCGCAACTCGCACCAATGGGAAGccagctggggggagggagcggcCCGTACCGGCAGGGCAGGGTCTGGCTGGGGGCCGGTCCCCGCGTCCCC is part of the Falco biarmicus isolate bFalBia1 chromosome Z, bFalBia1.pri, whole genome shotgun sequence genome and harbors:
- the PIGG gene encoding GPI ethanolamine phosphate transferase 2 isoform X4; this translates as MRLRSGVFAASCLLVEALGVALFLRGFFPVAVRSLPRREARGDPPAEPAPPGPGMVSNWTKIPPPLFKKVVLVLIDALRDDFVFGSKGKQFMPYTTQVVEKGTSYSFIAEAKPPTVTMPRIKALMTGSIPGFIDVIVNLNSPALLDDNLIWQAKTTGKRIIFYGDDTWVKLFPKHFVEHDGTTSFFVSDFTEVDDNVTRHLDRVLKREDWDLLILHYLGLDHIGHMTGPNSPLVGPKLREMDNILKKIHISLLSKEEASLPNLLVVCGDHGMSETGSHGGSSEGEVHTPLLFISSAFEKRSGPLTPPGLVQQTDLASTLAVGLGLPISRNSVGNLILPVVGGKTMREQLRFVHLNGFQLSRLLQENTPAYEKGSAAAFAQHSKSSEQPGRI